Proteins encoded by one window of Streptomyces uncialis:
- a CDS encoding serine hydrolase domain-containing protein: MTVDVPRIVARLAELLAEYGIPSAAIGVLHGGRITELAAGVRNVETRQPVTTDTVYQCGSQTKTWTALAFMQLVAEGKADLDEPVRTWLPGFTVTDPEASAKVTPRHLLHHTGGTEESYGDPGEGDDVLERMVGNAAGATQVFPVGSTHGYSAALGYAILARVLEVRDGKPWDEVMRDRLFDPMGLTSTHTRHEQVDATRAATGHLIRSLAEGPLVTPVDHLPRAFGPGGNITSTTRETLALAHVLLHEGIAPNGRRVVPAESVREMRSSRVPVPDPYLFGPQWALGLMVCDWHGETVYASDGSTIGQHARLRLLPDSGTAVVMLTNGGPRESFFRAVFHEILTGLGTATVPGPPVPDPALDLDPSRYTGVYERPGARYEVSGERGRLYVTLDLDPTTAAFLQKPDRVRHELLPVSGTHFLMPPTDPLEDARTVALHDFTDGTARYLHTNGRTHPRTSPGPIPRTAPRLKYEPAP; the protein is encoded by the coding sequence ATGACGGTCGACGTACCGCGGATCGTGGCGCGGCTGGCCGAACTGCTGGCGGAGTACGGGATACCGAGCGCGGCGATCGGCGTGCTCCACGGCGGGAGGATCACCGAACTCGCGGCAGGCGTCAGGAACGTGGAGACGCGGCAGCCCGTGACGACGGACACCGTCTACCAGTGCGGCTCCCAGACCAAGACATGGACCGCGCTGGCCTTCATGCAGCTGGTCGCCGAGGGGAAGGCGGATCTGGACGAGCCGGTGCGGACATGGCTGCCCGGCTTCACGGTGACCGATCCGGAGGCGTCCGCCAAGGTGACACCACGCCACCTGCTGCACCACACCGGCGGTACCGAGGAGTCCTACGGCGATCCCGGCGAGGGCGACGACGTCCTGGAGCGGATGGTCGGGAACGCGGCCGGCGCGACCCAGGTCTTCCCGGTCGGCAGTACCCACGGATACAGCGCGGCGCTGGGCTACGCGATCCTCGCGCGCGTCCTGGAGGTACGGGACGGCAAACCCTGGGACGAGGTCATGCGGGACCGCCTCTTCGACCCCATGGGCCTGACCAGCACGCACACCCGCCATGAACAGGTCGACGCGACCCGGGCCGCGACCGGGCACCTGATCCGCTCCCTGGCGGAAGGCCCCCTCGTCACACCGGTGGACCATCTGCCGCGCGCCTTCGGCCCCGGCGGCAACATCACCTCCACGACCCGGGAGACGCTCGCCCTGGCGCATGTCCTCCTCCACGAAGGCATCGCGCCGAACGGAAGGCGCGTCGTCCCGGCGGAGAGCGTCCGGGAGATGAGGAGTTCACGGGTGCCGGTGCCGGACCCGTATCTGTTCGGGCCGCAGTGGGCGCTCGGTCTCATGGTGTGCGACTGGCACGGCGAGACCGTCTACGCGTCCGACGGCAGCACGATCGGCCAGCACGCCCGGCTGCGGCTCCTGCCGGACTCCGGCACCGCCGTCGTCATGCTGACGAACGGCGGACCCCGGGAGAGCTTCTTCCGGGCGGTGTTCCACGAGATCCTGACCGGCCTCGGCACGGCCACCGTCCCCGGCCCGCCCGTACCGGACCCGGCCCTCGACCTCGACCCGTCCCGGTACACGGGCGTCTACGAACGGCCCGGCGCACGGTACGAGGTGTCGGGCGAGCGCGGAAGGCTGTACGTGACCCTGGACCTCGACCCGACGACGGCCGCGTTCCTCCAAAAGCCCGACCGCGTCCGCCACGAACTGCTCCCGGTCAGCGGAACGCATTTCCTGATGCCGCCGACCGACCCGCTGGAGGACGCCCGGACGGTCGCGCTCCACGACTTCACGGACGGCACCGCCCGGTACCTCCACACCAACGGCCGGACGCACCCGAGGACGAGCCCCGGCCCGATTCCCCGGACGGCTCCGCGACTTAAGTACGAGCCCGCGCCGTGA
- a CDS encoding GbsR/MarR family transcriptional regulator, whose amino-acid sequence MPGGRLTHEDRCLIAGWLADGLGYAEIGRRLGRPTSTISREAARNSAPGGYLADHAQGAADLRARRSGPARPVRPGPAADEGLSGDGSSPGGGPSSGEGWSSEGGRWSGEVRAFVDRFAGLLAATGLPRMTSRVFVSLVTADADGLTAADLVRRLQVSPASVSKSIGSLEAMELVVRRSDPGRRRERYLIDDDVWLRAWQADTGAHGEIATAALRGAELFGADTTAGGRLDRMGRFFARLRDQMRDSTLADAVAYDVLTVLAALVHAGRPLTLDAVAAALGWPRHRAVAALDALRRRPDLADPLALRTVGPGTYAVTARPDRLTPAQREALER is encoded by the coding sequence GTGCCGGGAGGCAGGCTGACCCATGAGGACCGGTGTCTGATCGCCGGGTGGCTGGCCGACGGGCTCGGGTACGCCGAGATCGGCCGGCGGCTCGGCCGTCCGACGTCCACGATCAGCCGCGAGGCCGCCCGCAACAGCGCGCCGGGCGGCTACCTCGCCGACCACGCCCAGGGGGCCGCCGACCTCCGCGCCCGCCGGAGCGGACCGGCGCGACCGGTCCGGCCCGGACCTGCGGCCGACGAGGGGTTGTCGGGGGATGGGTCGTCGCCCGGGGGTGGCCCGTCGTCCGGGGAAGGGTGGTCGTCCGAGGGCGGGCGGTGGTCCGGCGAGGTGCGCGCCTTCGTGGACCGCTTCGCGGGTCTGCTGGCCGCGACGGGTCTGCCCCGGATGACCTCCCGGGTGTTCGTCTCCCTGGTCACCGCCGACGCCGACGGTCTGACGGCGGCCGATCTGGTGCGGCGGCTCCAGGTCAGCCCGGCGTCGGTGTCCAAGTCCATCGGCTCCCTCGAAGCGATGGAGCTGGTGGTGCGCCGGTCCGATCCCGGTCGGCGCCGCGAGCGGTATCTCATCGACGACGATGTCTGGCTCCGGGCGTGGCAGGCCGACACCGGCGCGCACGGCGAGATCGCGACCGCCGCGCTGCGGGGCGCCGAGCTCTTCGGCGCGGACACGACGGCCGGGGGACGGCTCGACAGGATGGGCCGGTTCTTCGCCCGGCTGAGAGACCAGATGCGCGACAGCACCCTCGCGGACGCCGTCGCGTACGACGTGCTGACCGTGCTCGCCGCCCTGGTCCACGCGGGTCGGCCGCTCACCCTGGACGCGGTGGCCGCCGCGCTCGGCTGGCCCCGGCACCGCGCCGTCGCCGCCCTCGACGCGCTCCGGCGGCGGCCGGACCTCGCCGACCCCCTCGCCCTGCGGACCGTCGGACCCGGGACGTACGCCGTCACCGCCAGACCGGACCGTCTGACCCCGGCGCAGCGCGAAGCGCTGGAGAGGTGA
- a CDS encoding toxin-antitoxin system HicB family antitoxin, with amino-acid sequence MDLTPYVETLRRELAVAAEAGGDEARELAERLTAPLESATRLTLLNVLSAAMDEITRELAPGSVDVRLRGLDPDFVVVLPQHEERTAPHEAQPPAPLPAPASADTDEGGTARVNLRLPAHLKARAEEAASREGLSVNAWLVRAVSAAADGGARPRPAERSRTVGQSFTGWVR; translated from the coding sequence ATGGACCTCACGCCGTACGTCGAAACACTCCGCAGGGAACTGGCGGTGGCCGCCGAAGCCGGGGGTGACGAAGCCCGCGAGCTCGCCGAGCGGCTGACCGCTCCGCTGGAGTCGGCCACCCGTCTGACCCTGCTGAACGTGCTGTCCGCCGCCATGGACGAGATCACCCGTGAACTCGCCCCCGGCTCGGTCGACGTACGACTGCGGGGCCTCGACCCCGACTTCGTGGTGGTGCTGCCGCAGCACGAGGAGCGCACCGCGCCGCACGAGGCGCAGCCGCCCGCACCGCTCCCGGCCCCGGCCTCCGCCGACACCGACGAGGGCGGCACCGCCCGCGTCAATCTGCGGCTGCCGGCCCACCTCAAGGCGCGCGCCGAGGAGGCCGCGAGCCGCGAGGGCCTGTCGGTCAACGCGTGGCTGGTGCGGGCGGTTTCGGCCGCGGCGGACGGCGGCGCCCGGCCGCGGCCGGCCGAGAGGTCCCGCACCGTCGGACAGAGCTTCACGGGCTGGGTGCGCTAG
- a CDS encoding DUF4097 family beta strand repeat-containing protein, which yields MPSFDTPEPISANAHVSAGSIQFTAAKTLETVVEVRPRDPKRSQDVRAAEQTEVTYVSGTLTVRTPKARYLVGPSGTVDVTVELPTGSHLDVTGAWVQVLGEGRLGEVRVKSSSGDVRLDTTGPLHLTAAHGSITVERVDGSAEITTSSGSLHIGTVDGPAVLKNSHGSTTVGSVTGDLRVRGSNGDITITRAESSVAATTAHGTLRVADVARGTVQLETAYGAIEIGIREGTATWLDVSSHMGQVRNTLTASASPDESEDTVEVRARTRHGNIDIRRARV from the coding sequence ATGCCTTCTTTCGACACGCCCGAACCCATCTCGGCCAACGCTCACGTCTCCGCCGGTTCCATCCAGTTCACCGCGGCCAAGACCCTTGAAACGGTCGTCGAGGTACGGCCCCGCGACCCGAAGCGGAGCCAGGACGTACGGGCCGCCGAGCAGACCGAGGTGACGTACGTGAGCGGCACCCTGACCGTCAGGACGCCCAAGGCGCGTTACCTCGTCGGGCCCTCCGGCACCGTCGATGTGACGGTCGAACTGCCCACGGGCTCGCACCTCGACGTCACCGGCGCCTGGGTCCAGGTGCTCGGTGAGGGGCGGCTCGGCGAGGTCCGGGTGAAGAGCTCGTCCGGTGACGTCCGGCTGGACACGACCGGCCCGCTGCACCTGACCGCCGCGCACGGCTCGATCACCGTCGAGCGGGTCGACGGCTCCGCCGAGATCACCACCAGCTCCGGCAGTCTGCATATCGGCACCGTCGACGGCCCCGCCGTACTGAAGAACTCGCACGGCAGCACGACCGTCGGCAGCGTGACCGGCGATCTGCGGGTGAGGGGCTCCAACGGCGACATCACCATCACCCGCGCCGAGAGCTCGGTCGCCGCCACCACGGCGCACGGCACCCTGCGCGTCGCCGATGTCGCCCGTGGCACCGTCCAGTTGGAGACCGCGTACGGCGCCATCGAGATCGGCATCCGCGAGGGCACCGCCACCTGGCTCGACGTCAGCTCCCACATGGGCCAGGTGCGCAACACGCTCACCGCCTCCGCGAGCCCCGACGAGTCCGAGGACACCGTCGAGGTCCGCGCCCGTACGCGCCACGGGAACATCGACATCCGCCGCGCCCGCGTCTGA
- a CDS encoding ATP-binding cassette domain-containing protein: protein MPTPRRGTSKDQPAAVSATGLRKSYGDKLVLDGVDLHIPAGSVFALLGPNGAGKTTVVKILSTLLSAGEGSGGIRVGGHDLATDPQSVRAAIGVTGQFSAVDGLITGEENMLLMADLHHLPRREGKRVAAELLARFGLTEAAKKPASTYSGGMKRRLDLAMTLVGDPRIIFLDEPTTGLDPRSRHNMWQIIRELLSDGVTVFLTTQYLEEADQLADRIAVLHDGRIAAEGTADELKRLIPGGHIRLRFDDPAAYRSAAVALRDATLPPAPGPARPGGAPDDESLTLQIPSDGTQRELRSLLDWLDSIGVEADELTVHTPDLDDVFFALTGGNDATDQTKETVR, encoded by the coding sequence ATGCCCACGCCCAGGCGCGGCACCAGCAAGGACCAGCCCGCCGCCGTCTCCGCCACCGGCCTGCGCAAGTCCTACGGTGACAAGCTCGTCCTCGACGGCGTCGACCTGCACATCCCGGCGGGCAGCGTCTTCGCGCTGCTCGGCCCGAACGGCGCCGGCAAGACCACCGTCGTCAAGATCCTCTCCACGCTGCTCTCCGCCGGTGAGGGCTCCGGCGGCATCCGCGTCGGCGGCCACGACCTGGCCACCGACCCCCAGTCGGTCCGTGCCGCGATCGGTGTCACCGGCCAGTTCTCCGCCGTGGACGGCCTGATCACCGGCGAGGAGAACATGCTCCTCATGGCGGACCTGCACCATCTGCCCCGGCGGGAGGGGAAGCGGGTGGCCGCCGAACTGCTCGCCCGGTTCGGCCTGACGGAGGCCGCGAAGAAGCCCGCCTCCACCTACTCCGGCGGGATGAAGCGGCGGCTCGACCTCGCCATGACCCTCGTCGGCGACCCGCGGATCATCTTCCTCGACGAGCCGACCACCGGCCTCGACCCCCGCAGCCGCCACAACATGTGGCAGATCATCCGCGAACTGCTCTCCGACGGCGTCACCGTCTTCCTCACCACCCAGTACCTGGAGGAGGCCGACCAGCTCGCCGACCGCATCGCGGTCCTCCACGACGGCAGGATCGCCGCCGAGGGCACCGCCGACGAACTCAAGCGGCTCATCCCCGGCGGACACATCCGCCTCCGCTTCGACGACCCGGCCGCGTACCGCTCCGCCGCCGTCGCCCTGCGCGACGCCACCCTCCCCCCGGCTCCCGGCCCCGCCCGGCCGGGGGGCGCCCCCGACGACGAGTCGCTCACCCTCCAGATCCCCAGCGACGGCACCCAGCGCGAACTGCGCTCCCTCCTCGACTGGCTGGACTCGATCGGCGTCGAGGCCGACGAACTGACCGTGCACACCCCCGACCTCGACGACGTCTTCTTCGCCCTGACCGGCGGCAACGACGCGACCGACCAGACCAAGGAGACCGTCCGATGA
- a CDS encoding ABC transporter permease: MSALSLAVRDSSTMLRRNLLHARRYPSLTLNLLLSPVVLLLLFVYIFGDVMSAGIGGGGADRSDYIAYIVPGILLLTIGSTTIGTAVSVSNDMTEGIIARFRTMAIHRGSVLVGHVVGSVVQCMMSVILVGAVAVAIGFRAQDATALEWLLALGLLTLVALALTWIAVGMGLISPNAEAASNNALPLMILPLLSSAFIPVDTMPGWFQPVALYQPFTPAIETLRGLLLGSGIGHNGWLAVVWCVGLALLGYFWSTSKFNHDPK; the protein is encoded by the coding sequence ATGAGTGCCCTCTCCCTCGCCGTGCGCGACTCGTCCACGATGCTGCGCCGCAATCTCCTGCACGCCCGGCGCTATCCGTCCCTGACCCTGAACCTGCTGCTCAGCCCGGTCGTGCTGCTGCTGCTCTTCGTCTACATCTTCGGTGACGTGATGAGCGCGGGCATCGGCGGCGGCGGCGCGGACCGCTCCGACTACATCGCCTACATCGTCCCCGGCATCCTGCTGCTGACCATCGGCAGCACCACGATCGGGACGGCGGTGTCCGTCTCCAACGACATGACCGAAGGCATCATCGCCCGCTTCCGCACGATGGCGATCCACCGCGGTTCGGTGCTCGTCGGGCACGTCGTCGGCAGTGTGGTGCAGTGCATGATGAGCGTGATCCTCGTCGGGGCCGTCGCGGTGGCCATCGGGTTCCGGGCCCAGGACGCCACCGCCCTGGAGTGGCTGCTGGCGCTGGGACTGCTGACACTGGTCGCCCTGGCCCTCACCTGGATCGCGGTCGGCATGGGCCTGATCAGCCCGAACGCCGAGGCCGCCAGCAACAACGCCCTGCCGCTGATGATCCTGCCGCTGCTGTCCAGCGCCTTCATCCCGGTCGACACGATGCCGGGCTGGTTCCAGCCGGTCGCCCTGTACCAGCCGTTCACCCCCGCCATCGAGACCCTGCGCGGGCTGCTGCTCGGCAGCGGGATCGGCCACAACGGATGGCTCGCCGTCGTCTGGTGCGTGGGCCTCGCGCTCCTCGGCTACTTCTGGTCCACCTCGAAGTTCAACCACGACCCGAAGTAG
- a CDS encoding aminoglycoside phosphotransferase family protein codes for MDDFEIDEGLVRALVREQHPDLAGPDVREVTGGWDNQLWRLGEELAVRIPRSERAPALLRKEHRWLPALAPRLPLPVPTPVRMGEPSARFPRPWTIVTWVPGTPADHAPLSHDSAAGTLADFLEALHTEAPPEAPVSPDRGVPLKTFHGTVEKILEEVAASGTPAAELDRVQAVWDDALAAPEWDGPPLWLHGDLHPANVVTTDGTLAGVIDFGDTCKGDPAVDVAAAWVLLPAGSAARFFDTYTRADEAMIRRARGLAAVKSLVLIRIGQAGDQGLPGGKPTWGPAGRAALDRTLAPL; via the coding sequence ATGGACGACTTCGAGATCGACGAAGGACTGGTGCGCGCACTGGTACGGGAACAGCACCCGGACCTGGCGGGACCGGACGTACGTGAGGTCACCGGCGGCTGGGACAACCAACTCTGGCGCCTCGGGGAGGAGTTGGCGGTCCGCATCCCCCGCTCGGAACGCGCGCCCGCCCTCCTGCGCAAGGAGCACCGCTGGCTCCCCGCCCTGGCCCCACGCCTTCCGCTGCCCGTCCCGACCCCCGTGCGGATGGGCGAACCGTCCGCCCGATTCCCACGGCCATGGACCATCGTGACCTGGGTCCCCGGCACACCGGCCGACCACGCCCCCCTCAGCCACGACAGCGCGGCCGGTACCTTGGCGGACTTCCTCGAAGCACTCCACACGGAGGCGCCCCCGGAGGCACCGGTCAGTCCGGACCGCGGCGTTCCCCTCAAAACGTTCCACGGGACCGTCGAGAAGATACTGGAGGAAGTCGCCGCCTCCGGGACGCCCGCCGCTGAACTCGACCGTGTCCAGGCCGTATGGGACGACGCCCTCGCGGCGCCCGAATGGGACGGCCCGCCGCTGTGGCTGCACGGCGACCTCCACCCGGCGAACGTCGTCACCACGGACGGCACACTCGCGGGCGTGATCGACTTCGGTGATACGTGCAAGGGCGACCCGGCGGTCGATGTCGCCGCCGCGTGGGTGCTGCTGCCCGCCGGTTCGGCCGCACGGTTCTTCGACACGTACACCCGCGCGGACGAGGCGATGATCCGCCGCGCCCGGGGCCTGGCCGCGGTGAAGAGCCTCGTCCTCATCCGCATAGGCCAGGCCGGCGACCAGGGCCTGCCCGGCGGCAAGCCGACGTGGGGCCCGGCGGGCCGGGCCGCGCTGGACCGCACGCTGGCGCCGCTCTAG
- a CDS encoding DUF397 domain-containing protein produces MATEFPRWYKSSYSSNGGQCVEVAANLAAAHRIVPVRDSKNPDGPVLDIPATAFTSFVAGVKAGEFGAL; encoded by the coding sequence ATGGCAACGGAGTTCCCCCGCTGGTACAAGTCCTCGTACAGTTCCAACGGCGGCCAATGCGTCGAGGTCGCCGCCAACCTCGCCGCCGCCCACCGCATCGTCCCCGTCCGCGACTCCAAGAACCCGGACGGACCCGTGCTCGACATCCCCGCCACCGCGTTCACGTCCTTCGTGGCCGGAGTCAAAGCCGGAGAGTTCGGCGCGCTCTGA
- a CDS encoding DUF397 domain-containing protein: MTAESPRWYKSSFSENGGACIEVATNLVATCATVPVRDSKQISGPVLTLTPRAFTGLVALARRADVS, translated from the coding sequence GTGACGGCCGAGTCTCCTCGCTGGTACAAATCCTCCTTCAGTGAGAACGGCGGCGCCTGCATCGAGGTCGCCACGAACCTCGTCGCCACCTGCGCGACCGTCCCCGTCCGGGACAGCAAGCAGATCAGCGGTCCGGTCCTGACACTCACCCCGCGCGCGTTCACCGGACTGGTGGCACTCGCCCGCCGCGCCGACGTGAGCTGA
- a CDS encoding DUF397 domain-containing protein codes for MTVESPQWFTSSYSSNGGACIKVATNLVASHGVVPVRDSKQTDSRVLALSLSAFTGLVAFARTTDVS; via the coding sequence GTGACGGTCGAATCCCCGCAGTGGTTCACGTCCTCGTACAGCAGCAACGGCGGGGCCTGCATCAAGGTCGCCACCAACCTCGTCGCCTCCCACGGCGTAGTCCCCGTCAGGGACAGCAAGCAGACCGACAGCCGCGTCTTGGCGCTCTCCCTGAGCGCTTTCACCGGGCTGGTGGCATTCGCCCGTACCACCGACGTGAGCTGA
- a CDS encoding DUF397 domain-containing protein produces MTTESPRWFTSSYSANGGQCIEVAANLTTTHGIVPVRDSKNPSGPVLDIPATAFASFVTGVKAGEFGSL; encoded by the coding sequence GTGACGACCGAGTCCCCCCGCTGGTTCACTTCCTCGTACAGCGCCAACGGCGGCCAGTGCATCGAGGTTGCTGCCAACCTGACAACCACCCACGGCATCGTCCCCGTCCGCGACTCCAAGAACCCGAGCGGACCCGTGCTCGACATACCCGCCACCGCGTTCGCGTCCTTCGTGACCGGAGTCAAGGCCGGAGAGTTCGGATCGCTCTGA
- a CDS encoding helix-turn-helix domain-containing protein, producing MNRKELNPDASPQAAFGAQVRSSRERRGWTQDELADRMEYSSTHISAVETGRKSPTRRFSRSLDSAFELDGTTESFERAWGEIRHGSLLEGFPEFVGYEARAAEIRLYEVGVMPGLLQTPEYATALVASEVKRGAITDDQARERTALIAERQAALIRRTPPLVFVVLDESCIRRPIGGPDVMDGQLARLVEFAALPNTVLQVATFAMGDRRPFNLPITVLTLADRSLMSYAESAHRGHLERDNKFVLPLLGAYHQLQAEAPSQSMSVTMISQIRKGIP from the coding sequence TTGAACCGCAAGGAGTTGAACCCAGACGCATCACCCCAAGCAGCATTCGGGGCACAGGTGCGCAGCTCACGCGAGCGACGCGGCTGGACGCAAGACGAGTTGGCCGATCGGATGGAATATTCCAGCACGCACATTTCAGCCGTTGAAACCGGACGTAAGTCCCCGACTCGTCGGTTTTCGCGCAGTCTTGACTCAGCCTTCGAACTCGATGGGACTACAGAGTCGTTCGAACGCGCCTGGGGGGAGATCCGGCACGGCAGCCTGTTGGAAGGCTTTCCGGAGTTCGTCGGGTACGAGGCTCGGGCAGCGGAGATCAGGCTGTATGAAGTAGGCGTGATGCCTGGACTCCTCCAGACGCCGGAGTACGCGACGGCACTGGTAGCGAGCGAGGTCAAGCGGGGGGCGATCACAGACGACCAAGCACGGGAGCGAACCGCACTGATCGCGGAACGCCAAGCCGCCCTGATCCGGCGGACACCACCCCTAGTCTTCGTGGTGCTGGACGAGAGCTGCATTCGGCGACCCATCGGTGGACCTGACGTCATGGACGGGCAGTTGGCGCGGCTGGTCGAGTTCGCCGCGCTCCCGAACACCGTTCTCCAGGTGGCGACTTTCGCTATGGGTGACCGCAGACCGTTCAACTTGCCGATCACCGTACTGACGCTCGCTGACCGGTCTCTCATGTCGTACGCCGAGTCCGCACATCGAGGACACCTCGAACGAGACAACAAGTTCGTGCTGCCCCTACTGGGCGCCTACCATCAACTACAGGCCGAAGCACCATCCCAATCAATGTCCGTGACCATGATTAGCCAGATCCGAAAGGGCATTCCGTGA
- a CDS encoding DUF7848 domain-containing protein, which translates to MIRARYRHVRWTSTPNVTAHAPPTLHLFRCTTKDRSGNPCGAESGESEEFDTAQVWKFRHLRDHQGHTEYEQVVRRAWHLVPEDSR; encoded by the coding sequence GTGATCCGCGCCCGCTATCGGCATGTGCGGTGGACGAGTACGCCGAACGTCACCGCTCACGCGCCCCCGACACTGCACCTGTTCCGCTGCACGACCAAGGACAGGTCCGGCAACCCGTGCGGTGCGGAGTCAGGGGAGTCGGAGGAGTTCGACACCGCGCAGGTCTGGAAGTTCCGCCACCTGCGGGACCACCAAGGGCACACCGAGTACGAGCAGGTGGTCCGCCGCGCCTGGCACCTGGTGCCCGAGGACTCCCGCTGA